In a single window of the Elaeis guineensis isolate ETL-2024a chromosome 6, EG11, whole genome shotgun sequence genome:
- the LOC105047146 gene encoding uncharacterized protein, whose amino-acid sequence MGNLMSFFFDKEPPPPMVLVPPIFDFPPLAARTRMLVPAYDLLFGKLALRSLFEDYFEQARNLNTRIMLKPLEDPHVDLLATVSGPLDQKSGKAVEGNALFRWQKDLDDPHTFMDLMVSTFDPILRLRSCAYYPRYQFGAFGIFPLVITKRALPEDYGVMGLRYGSENLSIGTSFMPFPLSGDTPICAWLVGRSGRLSVGLKYITPYEGKHLMNFKDLKNWSCAIGYGLGSSSPLCPSFNFSLELARSSQLTASFYQHAVVQRRVTNPFEENQIVGITNYIDFGFELVTRINGDKSLESVDESSFQLAASWQANKNFLLKGKMGPSSSSIALAFKSWWRPSFTFSITAMSDRLHGTTSYGFGIRVEDLREPSYQRADPNYVMLTPNKEHLAEGVLRNFGKRPMFQKEIDSGNFDHLPRELKPIGKIF is encoded by the exons ATGGGcaatttgatgagttttttctTCGACAAGGAGCCTCCACCGCCCATGGTGCTGGTTCCCCCCATCTTCGACTTCCCTCCCCTCGCGGCGCGCACCag GATGTTAGTTCCAGCTTATGACTTACTATTTGGGAAGCTTGCATTGCGTTCCCTTTTTGAGGACTACTTTGAGCAAGCAAGGAACCTCAACACAAGAATCATGCTAAAACCATTGGAGGATCCTCATGTGGATTTACTTGCAACT GTGTCAGGTCCCCTTGATCAGAAATCTGGGAAGGCTGTTGAAGGAAATGCATTATTCCGCTGGCAAAA GGACTTGGATGATCCTCATACATTTATGGACCTTATGGTATCTACTTTCGATCC CATACTGCGTTTGAGATCATGTGCTTACTACCCTAGATATCAATTTGGAGCTTTTGGTATATTTCCTTTGGTAATAACAAAAAG GGCACTTCCAGAAGATTATGGTGTTATGGGCTTGAGATATGGATCAGAAAATCTATCCATCGGGACCTCATTTATGCCATTTCCTT TGTCTGGTGATACTCCAATTTGTGCATGGCTAGTCGGCAGGTCTGGGAGATTAAGTGTAGGATTGAAGTACATCACACCTT ATGAAGGCAAACACCTTATGAACTTCAAAGACTTGAAGAACTGGAGTTGTGCCATTGGTTATGGATTAGGTTCAAGCAGCCCATTATGTCCTTCATTTAATTTCAGTCTTGAGCTTGCTAGAAGTTCACAG CTTACTGCATCATTCTATCAGCATGCTGTGGTGCAAAGAAGG GTGACTAATCCATTTGAAGAAAATCAGATAGTTGGGATTACAAATTATATTGACTTTGGCTTTGAGTTGGTGACCAG AATCAATGGAGATAAATCATTGGAGAGTGTGGATGAATCTTCATTCCAATTAGCTGCATCTTGGCAAGCTAATAAAAACTTCTTACTGAAG GGAAAAATGGGCCCTTCTAGCTCTTCCATAGCTTTAGCATTCAAGTCTTGGTGGAGACCTTCCTTTACATTCAGTATTACTG CCATGAGTGACCGTTTGCATGGGACAACATCTTATGGATTTGGAATCCGAGTTGAAGATCTCAGAGAACCCAG TTATCAAAGGGCTGATCCCAATTATGTGATGCTGACACCAAACAAAGAGCATTTGGCAGAAGGCGTTCTTCGGAATTTTGGAAAGCGGCCCATGTTTCAAAAGGAAATAGACTCGGGAAACTTCGATCACTTACCAAGGGAGCTAAAACCTATTGGCAAGATCTTCTAA